Proteins from one Penicillium digitatum chromosome 2, complete sequence genomic window:
- a CDS encoding Armadillo repeat protein, whose translation MTRAAAPPILLQLQSADSASSQITALCALKNELIGHDQRKETYVVEGIIPALARVLTSRWPGTAEFNESRLPQGRSMSKAPEDYEACLQTTLIVGSLAQGGPTFLTPLFASNIPQTLLSIFSSPDCPDSFYLPILRLLNTIADRIPLQSQEQWPRDTQFADLVFASANMTSLRRIISQEYKNMRSQVTIELAAALIGKLCTEESHKTALAESGVLDALALKIASFVVAMGFVLPGAEDRLQEPGTLEDLPLPAPESAQLAPILRAVAVIIEQSKWRAEHFLSSPGIVTVFPKQLAGFAPSDIKKGPWGSTYLSGSAVPRHLGSNPIEQLLPSVPLAHTKSSSRSANFPPLGHGGSQRRHSHSNHTPFLLVDTPVPEEDENSIVPWLICILRSENGMIRLMSARLVTALFRLGLAKKHRVPMFSYLLIPILIRMLEKNVILPDGEGAIHDGLLSSTLRLKEEAPAVLANLVMDDQELQRHAVEANALKRLSQLLKETYNPITETSRPMWHAWDSPPRDFESLSPECRLGPSGYSPTLCHVMRYRENILKALAALVPFKDEYRKAICEHGVVPYIIDALKPRPSDALADATTPRNTAEDGNPIPTILAACGTARMLTRSVSVLRTSLIDAGVAKPLFVLLRHSDLEVQIAATAAICNLALDFSPMKEAIISHNIIPILCEHAHSSNTKLQIESLWALKHMIYDTANDIRMNIIETLGPEWIMEVISQDPVRAVARRGIEGEMDQSPGFVMGRSNSAGEQVDILNPMDNVTEWDEDLKMMDTMPPSKMSLDMFLPDARRRRKLVLHGTLAQTTQSRRDDIAVQEQTFDLLRNMICGRDAPDMIDYLFRELGQNDFLDTIADTLRPRTIQLPHRRDSSSQSLHVPNEIINAAAALVIHLAAGHPRQRRIVTFHRDLLRSLGNYFNHSHKDIRSNCVWVVINLIYEEDQSDHEGCRERAVRLRSLGFAERLASLEDDAELDIRERTKTALHLLNKMSPA comes from the exons ATGACGCGAGCTGCCGCACCGCCGATTCTGCTGCAGCTACAGAGCGCCGATTCGGCCTCCTCTCAAATTACAGCTTTGTGCGCTTTAAAGAATGAACTGATTGGACATGACCAGCGCAAGGAAACCTACGTTGTCGAGGGAATCATACCAGCTTTAGCACGGGTGCTGACCTCGAGATGGCCGGGAACGGCCGAGTTTAATGAATCGAGATTGCCTCAAGGCCGGTCTATGTCAAAAGCCCCCGAAGATTATGAAGCATGCCTTCAAACAACTCTCATTGTTGGGAGTTTGGCACAAG GCGGTCCAACGTTTCTCACCCCACTATTCGCCAGCAATATCCCCCAAACTTTACTTTCAATATTTTCGTCTCCGGACTGCCCAGATTCATTCTATCTTCCCATTCTACGACTCCTGAACACAATTGCAGATCGGATCCCGTTGCAAAGCCAGGAACAATGGCCTCGGGACACGCAGTTTGCGGATCTTGTTTTTGCTTCCGCAAACATGACTTCTCTTAGACGTATAATCTCGCAGGAGTACAAGAATATGCGCAGCCAGGTCACGATTGAGCTGGCAGCCGCCTTGATCGGCAAGCTCTGTACGGAGGAATCCCACAAGACTGCGCTAGCAGAATCCGGGGTATTAGATGCTTTGGCGCTCAAGATTGCCTCATTTGTTGTGGCCATGGGATTTGTTTTGCCTGGCGCGGAAGATCGCCTTCAAGAACCTGGCACATTGGAGGATCTGCCGCTTCCGGCCCCCGAATCCGCCCAGCTAGCACCGATTCTACGTGCAGTTGCCGTCATCATTGAACAGTCAAAATGGAGGGCAGAGCACTTTCTGTCATCACCTGGAATTGTGACGGTGTTTCCAAAACAACTCGCTGGGTTTGCTCCATCAGACATCAAGAAAGGTCCGTGGGGATCCACATATCTGTCGGGCTCCGCAGTACCCCGTCATCTTGGCTCCAACCCCATAGAGCAGCTTTTACCGTCGGTTCCTCTGGCACACACAAAGTCATCATCTCGTTCTGCCAATTTCCCACCTCTGGGACACGGGGGCTCCCAGCGCCGACACAGCCATTCTAACCACACGCCTTTTTTATTGGTTGACACTCCTGTCCCAGAAGAGGACGAGAATTCGATTGTTCCATGGCTGATCTGCATTCTCCGCTCAGAGAACGGCATGATACGGTTGATGTCCGCCCGTCTAGTCACGGCCCTCTTCCGGTTAGGATTGGCGAAGAAACATCGCGTCCCGATGTTCAGTTATTTGTTAATCCCCATCTTGATTCGTATGCTTGAAAAGAACGTCATACTGCCAGATGGAGAAGGCGCAATTCATGATGGGCTACTCTCGTCGACCCTACGCTTAAAAGAAGAGGCGCCTGCCGTATTAGCCAACTTGGTCATGGACGACCAGGAACTGCAGAGACATGCAGTAGAAGCCAATGCGCTAAAGCGACTTTCACAACTTCTCAAGGAGACTTACAATCCAATCACGGAGACATCCCGGCCGATGTGGCACGCATGGGATAGCCCACCTCGGGATTTCGAGTCTCTTTCACCAGAGTGCCGCCTCGGGCCTTCCGGCTACTCTCCGACCCTTTGCCATGTAATGCGTTACCGAGAGAACATCTTGAAGGCTTTAGCAGCACTCGTCCCCTTCAAGGACGAGTACCGCAAGGCGATTTGCGAACATGGCGTAGTCCCTTACATCATTGACGCTCTCAAACCAAGGCCTAGTGATGCGCTGGCTGATGCTACAACACCTAGAAATACTGCAGAGGATGGAAATCCGATTCCGACAATTCTGGCTGCTTGTGGTACAGCTCGGATGTTGACTAGATCCGTGAGCGTGCTAAGAACTAGTCTTATTGATGCTGGTGTAGCCAAACCACTGTTTGTCCTTCTTCGCCATTCTGATCTCGAGGTGCAAATTGCAGCAACGGCTGCGATTTGTAACTTGGCTTTGGACTTCAGCCCCATGAAAGAG GCAATCATTTCCCACAATATCATCCCCATCCTTTGTGAACATGCTCATTCTTCCAACACCAAATTACAGATTGAATCGCTCTGGGCTCTCAAGCATATGATTTATGACACCGCAAATGACATCAGAATGAACATAATCGAGACCTTGGGCCCTGAATGGATTATGGAGGTCATCTCCCAGGATCCGGTTCGCGCAGTAGCTCGACGGGGGATTGAAGGGGAGATGGATCAAAGTCCTGGGTTTGTCATGGGTCGATCCAACTCGGCTGGCGAACAGGTCGATATTCTGAATCCCATGGACAACGTAACGGAGTGGGACGAGGACCTCAAGATGATGGATACTATGCCTCCCTCCAAAATGAGTCTGGATATGTTCCTTCCTGATGCAAGACGTAGACGCAAACTCGTTCTGCACGGAACCCTGGCTCAAACCACACAGTCTCGACGGGATGATATTGCAGTCCAGGAGCAGACTTTCGACTTATTGCGCAACATGATCTGTGGTCGGGATGCACCTGACATGATTGACTATCTCTTCAGAGAGCTTGGTCAAAATGATTTCCTCGATACCATTGCAGATACACTGCGACCACGTACCATCCAACTGCCTCACCGTCGGGACTCCAGCAGCCAGTCCCTCCACGTCCCTAATGAGATCATCAACGCAGCTGCCGCTCTTGTTATCCACTTGGCGGCCGGGCATCCACGCCAACGGCGCATTGTCACATTCCACCGTGACTTGTTGCGGTCTCTGGGCAACTACTTCAATCATTCCCACAAAGACATTCGGTCGAACTGTGTCTGGGTAGTGATCAACCTCATCTACGAAGAAGATCAGAGTGATCATGAAGGTTGTCGGGAGCGGGCAGTGAGACTTCGTTCTCTTGGGTTTGCGGAACGGCTGGCTAGCCTCGAGGATGACGCGGAGTTAGACATAAGGGAGCGCACGAAGACTGCACTGCATTTGCTGAACAAAATGTCTCCCGCATAG
- a CDS encoding Fructosamine-3-kinase, putative has protein sequence MSKLHTTPVPLDLNTGRRRFGFPVPIFCGNTKQPNQVCDSWAEFYANERLLAILATIEERSDPDTGLLYTSSGEGKDIVPFAVQGDLSSGNADWGRTIGSGGDEIPEDVVYDPSACYGHNEYNLMIHLFGSRSFDQYHWIVPKTEPVAEYADRVELYEL, from the exons ATGTCTAAACTGCATACTACGCCCGTGCCCCTCGATCTGAACACTGGCCGGCGCAGATTCGGATTCCCTGTGCCGATATTCTGTGGCAATACCAAGCAGCCGAACCAGGTTTGTGATAGCTGGGCTGAGTTCTATGCGAACGAACGGCTGCTTGCGATCCTAGCGACAATTGAAGAGCGCAGTGACCCAGATACTGGGCTAC TGTATACTTCCAGTGGCGAGGGGAAGGATATTGTGCCTTTTGCTGTTCAAGGGGATTTGTCGAGTGGGAATGCTGATTGGGGTCGGACCATTGGCTCGGGTGGCGATGAGATACCTGAAGATGTGGTGTATGATCCATCAGCTTGCTATGGACATAATGAGTATAATCTGATGATACATCTGTTTGGATCTCGGTCCTTTGACCAGTATCACTGGATTGTGCCGAAGACTGAACCCGTGGCAGAGTATGCTGATCGGGTGGAATTGTATGAATTGTGa
- a CDS encoding Cyclin-like, with translation MARNTRDDSPRGSSTLEYALSPPAIHPSFIQVANPYIFEQTIENCIEAMSVNPLRETSVRLQGVAWIDSVRRALNLPIRTFDTAVGYYHRFRLVHPDNEYNWTDAAAAALFTACKIEDTLKKSRDIVCAAYNLKVAPSEHLSADDPMFESNARGIIGLERLMLEASGFDFRTRHPHKTLMKLGRHYGLPQNSEVSNLAYRISSDLYRTFAPIKQNSSTMAFSCLELAGRLLDQRVEQVESGLDYAQWSTSRAEIMETLFDLLELYTHHRALTAVGSEFPADRFLTVRIPLNQEASKYNIPRYQPWVGQPPRPSNGTGANYQDTPRPAHPLTPIAANGDRQRTGERGRDAAVRFMLDPACADEERRQVAEYFKVEVEEYEVDD, from the exons ATGGCACGAAATACGAGGGATGATTCTCCCCGCGGAAGCTCAACGCTAGAATATGCCCTGTCACCCCCAGCCATCCACCCGTCTTTTATACAGGTGGCCAATCCATACATATTCGAACAGACAATTGAAAATTGCATCGAGGCGATGAGTGTTAATCCACTTCGCGAAACTTCAGTGCGTCTTCAGGGCGTGGCGTGGATCGACAGCGTGCGGAGAGCCCTCAACCT TCCCATTCGTACGTTTGACACAGCAGTGGGATACTATCACCGATTTCGATTGGTGCACCCCGACAATGAGTATAATTGGACT GATGCTGCGGCTGCGGCTCTATTTACAGCATGCAAGATCGAAGATACGCTCAAAAAGTCGCGAGACATTGTCTGCGCAGCATACAACTTGAAAGTGGCGCCCTCGGAGCACTTATCTGCTGATGATCCC ATGTTTGAATCCAATGCGCGTGGCATCATAGGTCTTGAACGACTGATGTTAGAGGCCTCTGGGTTTGACTTTCGAACCCGGCATCCCCACAAGACCCTCATGAAGCTTGGTCGGCATTATGGACTACCACAAAACTCTGAAGTATCCAATCTTGCCTACCGCATTTCGTCGGATCTTTATCGCACATTCGCCCCCATCAAACAAAATTCCTCGACGATGGCGTTTAGCTGCCTTGAGCTTGCAGGACGACTCTTGGATCAACGCGTCGAACAAGTGGAGTCTGGGCTAGACTATGCGCAGTGGAGCACCAGCCGAGCAGAAATCATGG AAACCCTCTTCGACCTCCTAGAACTCTACACCCACCACCGCGCACTAACCGCTGTCGGCTCGGAATTCCCCGCAGACCGGTTCCTAACAGTCCGCATTCCGCTCAACCAAGAAGCCAGCAAATATAACATCCCGCGCTACCAGCCGTGGGTTGGCCAGCCACCCAGGCCATCTAACGGCACAGGCGCCAACTACCAAGATACTCCACGACCTGCTCATCCCTTAACACCGATTGCCGCGAACGGGGACCGCCAGAGGACAGGTGAGCGAGGCCGGGACGCTGCCGTGCGATTCATGCTTGATCCCGCATGTGCGGATGAGGAGAGACGACAGGTTGCGGAGTACTTCAAGGTCGAAGTGGAAGAATATGAAGTCGACGATTAA
- a CDS encoding Cyclin-related 2: MLASSPSPSTAALRSPLPSTSGSHSHSHYEPTGAPQFNSPRSSRLAIDELRSALNRHTVDPSSPETSGDLQHRRASSSTDTLKTLVNNSALASTPQLTSSSAVTATSPTTATSTNPPTSSPASSMPAPSSGSNKRNSQRDHHASDATPAEYDGEDLERSQSKRLRPSKPDVKMLPTQYELADPRDMVVLISSMLMELIRFNDKIPLHQGRLTRFHSRSPPRISVQDYLQRLTTHATLSPPILLSMVYYIDRLCALYPAFTVSSLTIHRFLITSATVASKGLSDSFWTNKTYARVGGIGMTELAMLELDFLFRVEWRIVPQPEVLVDYYQSLVDRCDGFEIEGVCQNGSAKAGVTGIAPAACPVPT; the protein is encoded by the coding sequence ATGTTGGCGTCTTCGCCCTCGCCTTCTACGGCTGCGTTACGCTCTCCGCTTCCTTCTACTTCGGGATCGCACTCCCATTCACACTATGAGCCGACTGgtgctccacaattcaatAGTCCTCGATCCTCACGTTTGGCCATTGACGAACTCCGGTCAGCCTTGAATCGACATACTGTCGATCCTTCCTCTCCTGAAACTTCAGGGGATCTTCAACATAGGCGCGCATCTTCATCCACCGACACTCTGAAGACCCTGGTCAACAATTCGGCCTTGGCTTCGACCCCCCAattgacttcttcttccgctGTGACTGCAACCAGCCCAACGACCGCCACGTCTACAAATCCACCGACTTCATCCCCCGCTTCCTCGATGCCCGCCCCTTCCTCCGGTTCCAATAAGCGCAACAGCCAACGGGACCATCACGCATCGGACGCGACGCCGGCGGAATACGATGGCGAAGATTTGGAGAGATCGCAGTCTAAGCGCCTGCGCCCCTCCAAACCAGATGTTAAGATGTTGCCCACGCAATACGAACTGGCGGACCCCCGTGACATGGTCGTGCTGATCTCCAGCATGCTTATGGAGCTGATCCGATTCAACGACAAAATCCCGCTGCACCAGGGTCGTCTGACTCGCTTTCACTCGCGCTCTCCGCCTCGAATCTCCGTTCAAGATTATTTACAGCGGTTGACGACCCACGCCACTCTCTCACCCCCTATCCTCCTCAGCATGGTTTACTATATCGATCGACTCTGCGCACTGTACCCCGCCTTCACCGTTTCCAGTCTGACCATCCATCGGTTCCTGATCACTAGCGCCACAGTCGCCAGCAAGGGACTCAGCGACAGCTTTTGGACCAACAAGACGTACGCACGAGTCGGTGGAATTGGTATGACGGAGTTAGCCATGCTCGAACTAGATTTCTTGTTCCGAGTCGAATGGCGCATTGTTCCCCAACCGGAAGTGCTGGTAGACTATTATCAAAGTCTTGTCGATCGATGCGACGGGTTTGAAATTGAAGGCGTCTGCCAAAATGGCAGTGCTAAAGCCGGGGTAACGGGTATTGCTCCAGCAGCCTGTCCTGTTCCAACATAA
- a CDS encoding Cyclin, putative, with amino-acid sequence MPAQSDSSLYHEASGPAKALVDRHRAEQPLKLYAGWFCPFVQRVWLALEEKKIPYEYIEVNPYNKPESLLTLNPRGLVPTLSTPADPHPRPLYESTVILEYLEEAYPDHQPRLLPEDAYERARSRIWIDYVTSRIIPSFHRFLQYQSADGSGQNVDAGLDQARQEFLSHLKAWAKEMHTEEPFFLGEEISLPDLVLAPWAGRLWVFDEFKSGGLGIPREGEGGSDEVIWSRWRTWLAAIKRRQSMKETTSDLAHYLPMYKTYADNTAQSELAKATRAGRGVP; translated from the exons ATGCCGGCCCAATCTGATTCTAGCCTCTATCACGAGGCTAGTGGCCCGGCCAAGGCGCTGGTCGATCGGCATCGCGCTGAACAGCCATTAAAGCTGTATGCGGGGTGGTTCTGCCC CTTTG TCCAACGAGTCTGGCTCGCCcttgaagagaaaaagatccCATACGAATACATCGAGGTCAACCCATACAACAAGCCAGAGTCGCTACTCACACTGAATCCCCGAGGCCTAGTCCCTACACTATCAACGCCAGCAGATCCACATCCACGGCCACTGTATGAATCTACTGTCATCTTGGAGTATTTGGAAGAAGCATACCCAGACCACCAACCCCGCTTACTACCAGAGGATGCCTACGAGCGTGCCCGGTCACGCATCTGGATTGACTATGTGACATCTCGAATAATTCCATCTTTCCACCGTTTCCTGCAATACCAGTCTGCAGATGGCAGTGGGCAGAACGTAGATGCGGGGTTGGATCAGGCTCGGCAAGAGTTCTTGAGTCACCTGAAAGCTTGGGCTAAGGAGATGCACACCGAGGAACCTTTCTTCCTTGGTGAGGAGATTAGTCTGCCGGATCTAGTGCTGGCCCCGTGGGCGGGACGACTTTGGGTGTTTGATGAGTTCAAGAGTGGTGGATTAGGGATTCCGAGGGAGGGGGAAGGGGGCTCGGATGAGGTGATTTGGAGTCGGTGGAGGACGTGGCTAGCTGCTATCAAACGCAGACAGAGTATGAAGGAGACCACCAGTGATCTTGCGCATTACCTTCCCATGTACAAGACATATGCCGATAACACAGCTCAAAGTGAGTTGGCTAAAGCGACACGGGCTGGTCGAGGTGTTCCTTAA